One Megalopta genalis isolate 19385.01 chromosome 5, iyMegGena1_principal, whole genome shotgun sequence DNA window includes the following coding sequences:
- the Ctl1 gene encoding choline transporter-like protein 1, with amino-acid sequence MSCCSGDDDEEQRPDPTRVRECTDIFWLCFFIAFWFLMILIAAFALVYGSPLRLINGYDSFGNTCGMKNNPKFGSMELSGQDTSDKPYLFFLDITNVSQSLKICVKKCPDRKMMTMNDICKFYEETGSQLCHDKPGNDFSACRNANQENKTGSCPGFPVHNSLPVLNRCIPKAIKDVGATIIANLYGLMNSWDVIEQVLGDLYKTWREILALSFLAFVLSLFMIAIFHLLASIVTWIVMVLVSIATIAGTALLWWTYIDIKRTLDKTDQNQLLEESARNERAFLVFSIIATIITVILLFLLSILRKRIGFMTALFKESAKCLAELPGLFFQPLLTFGALILFFAFWVTVILCLATANYPGTKSVQMYKNHIFDPLNLSSVGEKSAIVEEKKIDFSLDTFKTFTLVEYVDPTWVKYMWWVYIVGLIWTSEFIISCQDMVIAGAVAHWYFRGKDASVSPVCSAMGNLVYYHLGSVACGSFLITLFKLPRLILTYLHTKFQKTKETSPCAQCGLKCCICCFYCLEKFIRYMNHNAYTVVAIEGTHFCNAARIAFGTLVNNATQIIVINGVGDFILFLGKCFVTAATGSIGLLFMKQDPRLHFYAAPIFVICVFSFFIAHSIISLYETVIDTLFLCICEDKDLNVENGKWRQSALAQIGSNNNTNGQQSQELTPMNA; translated from the exons ATGTCTTGTTGTTCAGGCGACGATGATGAAGAACAACGACCTGATCCAACACGTGTACGAGAATGTACGGATATTTTCTGGCTTTGTTTTTTTATAGCATTTTGGTTTCTTATG ATATTAATCGCAGCTTTTGCTCTTGTGTATGGCAGTCCTTTGAGACTTATAAATGGGTATGACAGTTTtggaaatacttgtggtatgaaAAATAATCCAAAGTTTGGTAGTATGGAGCTCTCTGGCCAAGATACTAGTGACAAACC ataTCTCTTCTTTTTGGACATAACCAATGTATCACAGTCTTTAAAAATTTGTGTAAAAAAGTGTCCAGATAGGAAAATGATGACAATGAATGATATATGTAAATTTTATGAAGAAACAGGATCACAACTTTGCCATGATAAACCAGGAAATGATTTCAGTGCCTGTAGGAATGCAAACCAAGAAAATAAAACAGGATCTTGTCCTGGATTTCCAGTACACAACAGTTTACCTGTCCTTAATCGTTGTATTCCAAAAGCAATTAAAGACGTAGGGGCAACTATAATCGCAAATTTGTATGGTTTAATGAATTCATGGGATGTTATAGAACAGGTATTGGGAGATTTGTATAAAACCTGGAGAGAGATTTTAGCTTTATCATTCTTGGCTTTTG tttTATCTCTTTTTATGATTGCCATATTTCACTTATTGGCATCTATTGTAACATGGATTGTAATGGTTCTTGTCAGTATTGCAACTATAG CTGGCACAGCGTTGTTGTGGTGGACATACATAGACATTAAAAGAACATTAGATAAAACTGATCAGAATCAATTACTAGAGGAATCAGCCAGAAATGAAAGAGCATTCTTAGTTTTCTCCATTATTGCAACAATAATAACT gtcATTCTATTATTCCTGCTGAGTATATTGCGCAAACGTATTGGATTCATGACAGCATTATTTAAAGAAAGCGCAAAATGCTTGGCAGAACTTCCAGGTTTATTTTTTCAACCTTTACTTACGTTTGGTGCCCTAATATTATTTTTCGCATTTTGGGTGACTGTAATCCTTTGTCTCGCAACCGCGA ATTATCCTGGAACAAAATCTGTTCAAATGTATAAAAACCACATATTTGACCCTTTAAATTTGAGCTCAGTTGGAGAGAAAAGTGCTATTgtcgaagaaaagaaaattgatttttcattGGATACTTTTAAAA CTTTTACTCTGGTTGAGTACGTTGATCCAACTTGGGTGAAGTATATGTGGTGGGTGTATATCGTAGGATTAATATGGACCTCTGAATTCATTATTTCTTGTCAAGATATGGTAATAGCAGGAGCCGTTGCACATTGGTATTTTAG AGGGAAAGATGCTAGTGTATCTCCAGTATGTTCTGCTATGGGAAATTTAGTTTATTACCATTTAGGCTCCGTAGCTTGTGGCTCATTCTTAATAACACTTTTCAAATTACCTCGTTTAATTTTGACATATCTACATACAAA ATTTCAGAAAACAAAAGAGACCTCTCCATGTGCTCAGTGTGGTTTAAAATGTTGCATTTGTTGCTTTTATTGCCTAGAAAAGTTTATTCGGTACATGAACCATAATGCATATACTGTTGTTGCTATAGAAGGAACACACTTTTGTAATGCTGCTAGAATT GCATTTGGAACGCTTGTGAATAATGCAACACAGATAATAGTAATTAACGGAGTAGGTGATTTTATCCTATTTCTGGGCAAATGTTTTGTCACAGCTGCAACTGGAAGTATTGGATTACTATTTATGAAGCAAGATCCCAGACTACATTTTTATGCGGCACCAATTTTTGTTATTTGTGTTTTTTCATTCTTTATAGCTCACAGCATTATTTCTCTTTATGAG ACTGTGATAGATACGCTGTTTCTCTGCATTTGTGAAGACAAAGATTTGAATGTTGAGAATGGAAAATGGCGTCAATCAGCGCTAGCACAAATTGgttctaataataatacaaacggACAACAATCTCAAGAATTAACACCAATGAATGCATAA
- the LOC117223233 gene encoding venom acid phosphatase Acph-1, with translation MKRLNLILILLVCVPGLLHYSVKAELKLQLVQVLFRHGERTPIREELWPKDPNDLSVYEPMGLGQLTNMGKVTEYDLGKLLRKRYDKFLGDVYHPTDLYAQSTDVDRTKMSLQLVLAALYPPSAEQAWNKRMPWMPIPIHYIPEIVDYLMKPDFMTIYLEALKNVRNLEEIRRKVSQYDDFLNFLSEKTGITEVNVTRGYKIYNNLSSQKSMNLTIPEWCTKDVIKTLQSIVILEYEIRSHTTQLKRLNGGPLIRTFIENIQMNEGRKRPRKIYLYSGHETNIAGFARAHNFTEPALPNYGTAIIFEKLSDEAGKKFVKLFLWTGVTAELIPYKFNDHDEVLTFDKYKELVNDVLPSNKEIHSMWDYLSKDDLYKLYEEKDS, from the exons ATGAAGcgtttgaatttaattttaatactaCTCGTCTGTGTACCAGGTTTACTTCACTATTCAGTGAAAGCAGAATTAAAGCTGCAGCTGGTGCAAGTG TTGTTTAGACATGGAGAACGAACACCAATTAGAGAAGAACTCTGGCCGAAAGATCCGAACGATTTATCGGTGTACGAACCAATGGGACTCGGACAGTTGACAAAT ATGGGAAAAGTGACCGAATATGATCTCGGAAAACTTTTAAGAAAACGCTATGACAAATTCTTAGGAGACGTTTACCATCCCACTGACCTGTACGCTCAGAGTACGGATGTTGACAGGACAAAGATGTCTCTACAGTTAGTTTTGGCTGCACTCTACCCTCCAAGTGCAGAGCAAGCATGGAACAAAAGAATGCCATGGATGCCGATACCAATACACTATATACCGGAGATAGTGGATTATTTGATGAAACCCGATTTTATGACAAT ATATTTAGAAGCACTAAAAAATGTACGAAATTTAGAAGAAATTCGTAGGAAAGTTTCGCAATACGATGATTTCCTGAACTTTCTGAGTGAAAAAACTGGAATAACCGAAGTGAACGTGACAAGAGGgtacaaaatttataataacCTGTCGTCACAG AAAAGCATGAATTTGACGATACCCGAGTGGTGTACGAAGGACGTGATCAAGACCTTGCAATCCATCGTGATACTCGAATACGAAATTCGCTCACACACGACGCAACTAAAACGTTTAAACGGAGGCCCGCTCATCAGGACATTTAtcgaaaatatacaaatgaacgaGGGCCGCAAAAGACCGCGGAAAATCTATTTGTACAGCGGACACGAGACAAATATCGCTGGATTCGCGAGAGCTCACAATTTCACAGAACCGGCGCTACCAAATTACGGTACCGCGATTATATTTGAAAAACTAAGCGACGAAGCTGGCAAGAAGTTCGTCAAG CTGTTCCTTTGGACCGGAGTTACGGCAGAGTTGATACCTTATAAGTTCAACGACCACGACGAAGTTCTCacgttcgataaatataaagagtTGGTGAACGACGTTCTACCATCCAACAAGGAAATACATTCAATGTGGGATTATCTTTCAAAAGATGACCTATATAAGTTATATGAAGAGAAAGATAGTTAA